TAATGGTGAAACTCAATACTATTGTTTTAATAATCTTGCGTGTCATGGTAGGGCCATATAAAGActagatataataattaatatttgtatctttttcgACCATAATGTGCATATCTTCTATATCAAAAATATGTTGTTATTCTGTATTGTTACTTCCTAAATAAACAGAAAAGTCAGTTCTGGCTATAGCATTTAAGTATTATAAATCTATTTCCGCTACTTGTAAAATAGCCCAACGTCAGCAAAGAATTACTCCACTACATCATAGTATTCTCAACGACACGTACACGCGTTATTGTTATTGTGGTATGACTTATAAAATGTGTATTGAAAGCTTTATCAGTACAAGAAATAATGATATGCTGtttgaaaattctaaatatGGTGATGATTTAAAAGATATGttttaatagaataaaaattttatataaagctAAAAAGTATAAGTCTTGCCATTGTGACTATCTCAACAATTTAAATCACTGACTTaacaaattattgaaatatcgaGATACGTTCTAATACGGAAGACTAATTTCGGTAAGTTAATTTGTCAAGTATTTCttcacattgaaatattatcatTCTCATCGTAATCTTGCATGGTACAATGATACTACTACAAAATTTCCAATTTGTATTCACCAAACTTTAAAATTATTCCGTAACTTAATTATATCAATAGATAAACGCATAATATACCTATGGCAGTTAAGGAGGAATAAATTCTTCAATATGTTCTAAGTTGTTCACTTATCTGAAACTGCTTCAAGTAAACAATACATTAGCATATAAgactacatatataaatatattttcgggATAACttccatgcatatatttcgtatgaGTGATGATActgataatgtaatattatcgataaaatGAATGGCATAATACGTGACTAGCGTAAGATGAAAACCGAATGCCAATTTCACATGGACGTTCAtctaatttctttttacatcAAAAACAAAGTTACAAACATGGCATAATTATCTTCAttcatttttttaatctttttgttttaattcctaaaaaaaatgttgaagaaattttataatatttctataagaTATCCATAATAACAgtatatatgtaaacataatCATAAAAAATTAAGTATAATTACTTGTTCACCTAAatcatgtataataatttacattgGTGACGTGAGGCTATTAGCTAGTATTACTCGTACTTGATTCCCAAGGAGATAAACATTGTTTTGAACATTgtcaagaagaaaatatttttaatcgttattAATCATCGTTTTTCAGGTAGATATTTAGTTGGTAAACAATGTTGTTCTCTTTGATGAAACTAAGAACGAGATGAATAAAATCTATTCATTTATACAACTGTACACCCTTTATCTATCATCATCACACTTATTTGCATAAAAAAAGTAACCAAACTGTTAGAAGTTCTGCTGACGTTTTCGCTTGGTATCCATAGCGTCAAGAATCGGTTGTCTCTTCGTTTGGTACCTTCTTCTCAGCTCATCAATTTCTCTTTCCATTTCCGCATCCAGATTAGCCATTCGTTGCTGTAGTTCCTCGTATGAGAGAAACTTCAGCTGCAGGATATGGTTGTTTATCTATATTCAAGTTCTTTTTAATGATGCCTAAAGTGGCACTATATCGATCGACTTTAAGttaaaaaaatactaaaaatactGGGAAAGTTCTTAATCTACTTTCAACCTTCTGTGAGAATTTGCAAGTGTCTATTACTTACGAAGTCGAAATCACGTTCTGTGAAGACATTTTGGAACTTGGATATGTTATTATGAGGTTGTTCTTGTACGGGGTGAGAAATTTGGTTAAGTTGTAATTGTAGGTGACTTTGAAACCTCTGAGATTCTATAGGGCTTCGTAATTCTAATTTGTTTTCATTATCTTGATTGTGTACCCCAAGTATTTGTCCATTTCCCTaaagattaagaaattaatttcatgcatgtatattttacataacataATCATCAACTATAACACATTTATTACTTTATACCTTTCCTATTTCAGGTGCTTCTTTCTTATCAAAATGATCTAAAAATAGTGGCCGGTATTTTTTTCCGGATTCCACTGACCCTGTATTGTGTCCTACgaataaacgatattttttactttcctttTTAATGTTTCGTCGTTCCATTACATTACGTGCTTACGTTTCATAGTAGCTTCGGTATCTGTGTCACTATTAATAACCATTGTTCCCAAATCTAACATTGCTGAAACAAGTGTACCCGTATCTGGAAGATCATGACTCGGTACTAAAGTTCCCGTATCTTCTGGCAGAGGTTTCATTGTTCCACTACAGTCTTCTTCATCCTTACAATAAACATCAAATGTTAATTACTAACATtagtacacacacacacacacacatgcacGCGCGCGCATACATAGCATTCATAATAAATCTCAATATAAGTACCGAATCTTCTGCCtgattttgatttttaattgcCACATTATTTATAACATGAGCACGATGTACACTTTGTTTTTCTCGTATTTCATGAGCTTCTGCAATCATCTGACTCAGAATACTTGGTTGCTTGGCATTGCctgtaataaaatatcatattaaataatacatGCAAGAAAACTAGAGCAAATTTGTTTCATTATCATAGATTTTACCTATAAATTCATGATTTAGCAACTCAGTTGCAGTAGCTCTTTCTTCTGGATTTTTAACAAGGCACCCACTGACAAAATCTATAAATTCAGGACTCCATTGATCAGGTTCTCTAAAGCTAGGTGGTGGTTTAGTTGGAATCATAAATATTGCTCTCATTGGATGTATATCACCATATGGCGGTTTGCCTTCTGCCATTTCTAAAGCAGTTATACCAAGAGACCATATGTCTGCGACACAATCATATCCAATTTCCTGTATTACTTCTGGAGCCATCCAAAATGGAGTTCCTATAACTGTATTACGTTTTGCCATTGTATcctaaaagaaattttcaaaattagttCCTACTTTGATCAATAAAATGATTTATCACATATAGCAATAAAGATTATGTTTTATAACTTACAGTTAATTGTCCTGCTACTCCAAAATCAGCTAATTTTGCATGTCCTTCATTATTGAGTAAAATATTTCCTGCTTTAATGTCtctatgtatttttcttctcaAATGGAGATATTCCAAACCTTTTAAGGTATCACTGAGAATCGTTGCTATTTCATCTTCTTGAAGGGTCTTCTTCCTTAACCTCATAATATCACTAACAGATCCAGCTCCACAATATTCCATTACAATCTATGAAACCATATCTTGATTATATACAAGCAAggaatgaataaaaaaatattattcattatattatcaaTGTTACCCATAAATCAGTGTTTTTAAAGTAACTTCCATAATATTTAACAACATATGGAGAATCACACTGTTGCAtgatagaaatttcttttatgATTTCTTGTAAATCTGTATCAACAGGGACTTGTTTAATAGCAAGTACCTGTCCACTTTCCTTATGTAATGCTTTGTAAACTGATCCATAGGATCTATATGAACAAAACATAAAACAAACACTATAAaaacaattacataaaaaaagattttattaaagattaaatgccattttatatctttatccaCTTACCCTTCTCCCAACTTGCATATTATATCAAATACTTCTTCAGGTTGTCTGGTTAAACTTTCTTCAGACAGCTTTTTTAATTcactaaaaaaagaaattgtaatatCTGATCAAAGATAAATATGATACTTGCACATAATATgtgaaaatatacaaagaaataatacttgggttttttttttagtttcatcATATAcaatttgcattttttttttaaacaaggtATTTATAAGATAAGTGACATGCTACATATAAATGcgttatttctattaaaatcgaACTATAAGTGCATTAGATAGGCAGGTTTGTCGgttataaaacaaattaatagACGCGCAGAactaatattttctacatttaataagaaaagctgaaataactttaaatataataaataatacgaataaatTGATAATGCAGGTtaacaaagaaacaaagaatCGATACTGTACAATTGTTTCATATAACAAGTGAAACGCGCTAAAAATCGAAAGACGATTCCTTCTAGCTACAAATAACTTCCATCCATAAATTTGTGAAGTTCTGCAAGTTAAAAACACGAAGTAAAAACAATTAAATACCTCTTCGAAGACATTTTTGCTTCTCGTGTCAACGAGTTCTTACTTGAATAAAAACACCTTCAATATTTACACAAATAACTTAACGTGGATAAAACAGATATCATTCCGGTTGTAAAAACATAGTCAATTTAAAATAGAAGTGTTACATTTTTGTCAATAAATTAAAGTAACCACACAACCGAAATATCGAAACCATCGACCATATAATATTCTAGATAGCAAAACTGAAATATCTCAATCTAGGAGGATTGATTAATCTTACtactattacttattattttaaGCATGTAAAGGAACaagtagaaatagaaatagaagatCTGGAGCAAAATTTTTACTTTGAACCAACTAAATGTTacatttttaatgaaagaagctgttgaaataaattatatcttttaaaagTTCCAAATAAGCGGTAACCAATCATCGTGTAGCTGCATGTATACATTCGTAAATGGCACTTTCCTGAATCTTGTAATTATATCTTCAGTACGAGATTACCGATGAGGAAATATGATTTTGGAAGGGTACTTGAAAATGTGTTTCTCATACTCTACTCTACTCAATTGTTCTTGATACTCTTCATGTAATAAAGTTAAATTTagtgtttaaataaaaaagagcaAAAAGGAGGTTAGATCTCATAAGCATCAAGAAAATTCAAATGGTGTCGATGTATGGTTTTCTTATTTTATCGACATTTAACGAAGGAAGATCGTTTAACGAAGGCTTAAAACGTATGGTCAGTTTAAAAAGTTATCGAAGGTAGCGTatgtacaaatttattaatcacATAGTAACATCGTTAAAGTCTTTCGATTCTTTTGTGATCGTTTTCTTCGAATTCATTAAGAAGTGATGAAGTAATACTGTCTTCGCTCGAAGGTAGTTTTATTTTCGTATTTGGACATTTAGCGGTAAACAATATTATTGTATCAAACTGGCGATAAACTTTCGAAAAGAGCGCCGTTGCAATTTGGTAACAGTATCAGCCAGTAGGTAGCGTGAAAAGATGAGAATCAGTCGGATACACGGGAATTTCTAGGCCCTGTACGTAATCGCGTGTCCACGCACGGTGAACGCTAGCACTCGTTTGCTAGACGGCCGGCTAGCAAAACGAGTCGATTTCTCCTGGTGCGCGATATCGTGGTAAGAGGTGGAGGAGACGTTACTCGTCGAAAAATTCGAGGGTATTGTCGAAGGTTAGAGGTACAAGGGGACCTTGTGGTAGTTAGAACGACGGCGGCAGcgacggcggcggcggcggcggcggcggcattGTCCTGCTTGTTTTGTTGTCTCTCGCGACACGCACAggtggaaaagagaagaagctaTCGCGTTGTCGAGGAATCGAGGAGTGACGGAGGAGAGCGAGACTGTGTGTACAGGTCAAATAGAGAAGAGACTGGTGGTGTGCTATGCACGAATGCCCATAGGTGTACCGTAAAAGACAAGAGCAAACGTAGCGTAAAGGGGAGAGGGAGAGGTGGAAAGAAGGTTCAGAACGACGGtgacgaaagaaaaagacagGAAGGAGATAGGATAGGCGAGAAGAcggaaagaagggaagaaagaagagtgtaagagagaaagagaggggagaACTAAAGAAGAACGAAAGGTAGCAGCAGAGTGTACAGGATACGAGGAGAGAGAGACGACAGGgcgaaagaaagacacggaCGAAGCGCGTTAGAGTGCGTGATCCAAAATGGCGCTGAACCAGGACGTGGACCAGTTGTCGAAAAGTAATCTGGTAGTAAATATCGATCAAAACTCGGAATCGGATCTACAGGCACTGTTCGACAGCGTCCTGAAGCCAGACTCGAAGCGTCCGCTGCAAGTACCACTGCGCATGCGCAATTTACCAGATTCCTTCTTTAATCCACCGTCGACGGGTAGCAAGAGTCCCTCGATTTCGCATTCACGGGAGAATTCGGCGGATTCCGCGTTTGGTACAGCGGCCGCGGTCGCCGGTGCCGGCCCAGCACCCGGTGGAAACGCTACCGGTACATCAGGTACCGGAGCAGCAGGTGCGGCTACTGGTGGAAGTGGAAATACTGCCGCTGGTACCGGATCAAACGCCGCAGGTGCGGCTGCGGCTGCAGTCGCGGCAGCGGCCGCGGCTGGCCTTACCGTTGCTCATCCTCGCGCTCACAGCAGCCCGGCCTCTCTTCAGCAAACCTACGCCTCAGCTCAGCAGGCGCCTCAGCACGCGCCCCAGCCGCACGCGCGTCACCATCATCACCAGAAGCAACGCAGCTACGACGTCATCAGTACGGTCGACGACCTAGGTCCCCTGCCACATGGATGGGAACAGGCGCGCACCCCCGAGGGACAAATCTACTTCCTCAAGTAAGTCTACTTTCCTCTTTTTGCTTTCCAAAGCCTGctgttctattttttctttcttccctttcccTATTTCCTGCTTCCCGCCCATTTCTATCTTCTTTTCGAATCCATCGAATCATATAGATTTTTCAGCATTTTTCTAACATGTCCACAGAATCTGACTAGTTACCTATCAACGGAACCCTTGTTCATGAACGTTCTTAAGGTTTCCTCGATAAACGCTAGTTTCACGTTTGCCGATCCTCTTACGGCATTATACGAAGCAGAAGATACGGGAAGGGAATGCCGAGAACAGACGACATCGATCTGACATTTTCTTAGTCATTTCACAACCTTATTGATTCATCTCCAAGTGGATTCTATCTATGACCATTGAATAAACGATCCTACTCCGGATCGGAGCAGTTCACCGTTGTACGCGACTGCTGGCTGGTTCACATTTTCGTCGTGTTGGGGTCTCACATACCTCAAGGCCGTTACTGTCTTTATCACCACCTCGACTTACTCATCGTTGTTTCTCCGTTCCTCCGTTTCTCGGCCGCGTCTCCCCACTGCCAATTGCTCGCATATCCTCCTTGTCCCCGCTATGGATCCCGTTTTCTCGTCTTTCTCTTGGCTCGGCTCTCCTTGTCAATCTCGAGCCGCCTACTCGATACCTCCGCAGTCCCTTCCCCGTTTCTCTTCCATCTCGCTCGTTTAACCTGATCCACCTGCGCCGTCACTAGGATTCCCACGTGTCACCTGTCGTGGGAAACGCTCCTCGTCTGCTTTGTCGCCTCATTCGCTTCCTTCCACCCACCTGTATTTCGCCGGTGGCTCGgacgtttctctcttttttcgatCGCCGCGTCTAATTTCCAATATTTCACGATTTTCGCGACGAAGCTGCTTCAAACAGCAGTTTTCAAAGAATTAGAGATCGTCCAAATCATCTCTCGCTTTGTTCCACTTATGGAACAACGTTTTCTTTCACAGGAATCTCTCTTttgttttgtttattttttctttttttttttttttaatttcgacgATTATAGCTAATGTCGGCATGCACTACCACGTTCAATTTCTTCGAGTTCACGTGTTTTCCTCGGAGTCGATCGATCGACCGCGTTACGTTTTCCTCTTTGTTTGCTTTGATGTCTGATTACGATTTCGTTGGTCGAGTGGCTGATGTCACGTACAGATATCCCGGCGATAATCGATACGTTTTGCCTCCGTATCGATAACGAGTACACCTGCGAACGAAGGGATTCTCGTTCATTCAGTTATAGCTGTACTTTTGTAAATATTC
The Bombus terrestris chromosome 10, iyBomTerr1.2, whole genome shotgun sequence genome window above contains:
- the LOC100651532 gene encoding serine/threonine-protein kinase 3 isoform X2, with protein sequence MSSKSELKKLSEESLTRQPEEVFDIICKLGEGSYGSVYKALHKESGQVLAIKQVPVDTDLQEIIKEISIMQQCDSPYVVKYYGSYFKNTDLWIVMEYCGAGSVSDIMRLRKKTLQEDEIATILSDTLKGLEYLHLRRKIHRDIKAGNILLNNEGHAKLADFGVAGQLTDTMAKRNTVIGTPFWMAPEVIQEIGYDCVADIWSLGITALEMAEGKPPYGDIHPMRAIFMIPTKPPPSFREPDQWSPEFIDFVSGCLVKNPEERATATELLNHEFIGNAKQPSILSQMIAEAHEIREKQSVHRAHVINNVAIKNQNQAEDSDEEDCSGTMKPLPEDTGTLVPSHDLPDTGTLVSAMLDLGTMVINSDTDTEATMKRHNTGSVESGKKYRPLFLDHFDKKEAPEIGKGNGQILGVHNQDNENKLELRSPIESQRFQSHLQLQLNQISHPVQEQPHNNISKFQNVFTERDFDFLKFLSYEELQQRMANLDAEMEREIDELRRRYQTKRQPILDAMDTKRKRQQNF
- the LOC100651532 gene encoding serine/threonine-protein kinase 3 isoform X1, encoding MSSKSELKKLSEESLTRQPEEVFDIICKLGEGSYGSVYKALHKESGQVLAIKQVPVDTDLQEIIKEISIMQQCDSPYVVKYYGSYFKNTDLWIVMEYCGAGSVSDIMRLRKKTLQEDEIATILSDTLKGLEYLHLRRKIHRDIKAGNILLNNEGHAKLADFGVAGQLTDTMAKRNTVIGTPFWMAPEVIQEIGYDCVADIWSLGITALEMAEGKPPYGDIHPMRAIFMIPTKPPPSFREPDQWSPEFIDFVSGCLVKNPEERATATELLNHEFIGNAKQPSILSQMIAEAHEIREKQSVHRAHVINNVAIKNQNQAEDSDEEDCSGTMKPLPEDTGTLVPSHDLPDTGTLVSAMLDLGTMVINSDTDTEATMKRHNTGSVESGKKYRPLFLDHFDKKEAPEIGKGNGQILGVHNQDNENKLELRSPIESQRFQSHLQLQLNQISHPVQEQPHNNISKFQNVFTERDFDFINNHILQLKFLSYEELQQRMANLDAEMEREIDELRRRYQTKRQPILDAMDTKRKRQQNF